The following DNA comes from Streptomyces pristinaespiralis.
ACCTCGGGGTGGGCGTTGTACCAGGCGACGAACGCCGTCGCGGAGATGCTGCCGGGCAGGTCCTCTCCCGGGATGCCGAGGCGGCGGTCGTACGACGCACCGACCGCGTAGATCACCGCGTCGTGGTGTGCGGCGAGCTCCTCCGCCGTGACGTCCTTGCCGACTTCGACGCCCAGGTGCATCCGCACCCGCGGATGCGTGTGGAACCGCCCGAAGGCGTCACCGGCCTTCTTGGTCGCCGGATGGTCCGGTGCCACGCCGTAGCGCACGAGACCGCCGGCCACCGGCAACCGGTCGACCAGCGTCACCTCGGCGCCGGTGTGCAGCAGCAGGTCCTGCGCCGCGTACATGCCGGCCGGGCCGGTGCCGACGATCGCGACCCGGATCGGCGCGAAGTCGGCCGGCAGGACCCGCTTGAACTCCGGCGCTCCCCAGACGTGGAAGTTCGGGCTGTCGCCCGCCGGTTGCGGCACCTGGTCCTCGAAGTAGGCCGCGTTGATCGCGGCGTACTCCTGCTGCGACCCGGACAGGCTGTCGACGGGGAAGATCGCGTCCACCGGGCAGGCGTCCGCGCAGGCGCCGCAGTCGATGCAGGATCTCGGGTCGATGTACAGCATCTCCGTGCTGCCGAAGGCCCGTTCCTCCGGGGTGGGGTGGATGCAGTTGACCGGGCACACGGCGACGCAGGTGGCGTCGCTGCAGCAGGTCTGCGTGATGGCATAGGTCATGTCGTCAACTCGGCTCGGCTCGGCTCAGGTTCGGTCGGGTCGTCGGGTCGGGTCGCGGCCTGGGGTCAGATCAGGTTGGCGCGCTTGTAGAAGAACAGGGCCGGACCGGTGAGCAGACCGGCCGAGGCCAGGAACTCCATGAGGCCCGAACAGCTCGACCGCATCATGGACTTGTGGTGCTCGTTGGCCTTGGCCTCGTCGACAGCGCGCCGCTCGTCGAGTCCGGCGTTCGCGTAGACGCTCCTGTTCACCATGCTGGTGACGATGACGTAGGACGCGACAGCGACGACGAAGGCGTTGATCTGCCGCCGGATCCGGCCCGCTCCCCGGAGGCGCCTACGCGTCTCGTCACGGGCGAACTTCATGTGCCGGGACTCCTCGACGACATGGATGTTGTTGATCGTCCTGACGAACGGCACAACCCGCTCGTCGCGCATCCAGTCGCGCTGCATGACGTCGAGAACCTCTTCCGCGACGAGGATCGCGGCGTACGCCGCCTCGCCGAAGGCGACGGTCTTGAAGACGCGGCCGAGTTCGACCGCGAGGCGGTGCGGCCGGTACGCGGGGGCCCCGAGCTTCTGGGCGCCGCGGGCGAACATGATCGAGTGCCGGCACTCCTCGGCGATCTCGGTGAGCGCCCACTGGAACCTGGCGTCGGTCGGGTCCTTCGCGTAGATGTCACGGAGGACCATCTGCTGAAGGATCATCTCGAACCAGATGCCGGTGCTGGCGACGGACGCGGC
Coding sequences within:
- a CDS encoding AurF N-oxygenase family protein, producing the protein MSSSTLRPKSQERPHEQDVARRLLDSAAVLAYDPATEVDWETPLDKDFHGASPEWSTLYGTAYWNELTDAQRKELTRQEAASVASTGIWFEMILQQMVLRDIYAKDPTDARFQWALTEIAEECRHSIMFARGAQKLGAPAYRPHRLAVELGRVFKTVAFGEAAYAAILVAEEVLDVMQRDWMRDERVVPFVRTINNIHVVEESRHMKFARDETRRRLRGAGRIRRQINAFVVAVASYVIVTSMVNRSVYANAGLDERRAVDEAKANEHHKSMMRSSCSGLMEFLASAGLLTGPALFFYKRANLI